One genomic segment of Sebastes fasciatus isolate fSebFas1 chromosome 17, fSebFas1.pri, whole genome shotgun sequence includes these proteins:
- the LOC141755050 gene encoding free fatty acid receptor 3-like — MLCNRLLLSVYIVTFLMGVPANILAFCTFCRKVRRKAAPIDVLLLNLTISDLIFLAFLPFKMKEAFDGMAWMLPYALCPFTGFMFYVTIYNSTLLLTAVSVERYLGVAFPLRYSLCRRPRYAVLASVMFWVVTSLNLSIVYIMPYAQWSKGADVDVDESAAPPPTCYLNFTEDELEILLPVRLELFLVLFCVPFFICCFCYANFILILSRLPNIGRRRRLRAIGLALGTLIVFAVCFGPYNASHVVGFARRESEEWRNVALLSSTFNACLDPIIFYFSSAAVRSMLNHCFRNIMAKLHILRCGGAPHGPHQRPAKTDKYKEAPLP, encoded by the coding sequence ATGCTGTGCAATCGCCTGTTGCTTTCCGTCTACATCGTCACCTTTCTGATGGGGGTCCCCGCCAACATCCTGGCGTTCTGCACCTTCTGCCGCAAGGTGCGTCGCAAGGCCGCCCCGATAGAcgtcctcctcctcaacctcaCCATCTCCGACCTCATCTTCTTGGCTTTCCTGCCATTTAAAATGAAGGAGGCCTTCGACGGCATGGCCTGGATGCTTCCCTACGCCCTGTGTCCCTTCACCGGTTTCATGTTTTACGTCACCATATACAACAGCACGCTGCTCCTCACGGCCGTGAGCGTGGAGCGCTACCTGGGGGTCGCCTTCCCCCTCCGGTATTCCCTGTGTCGCAGACCTCGCTACGCCGTGTTGGCCAGCGTCATGTTCTGGGTGGTGACCTCTCTGAACCTCAGCATCGTCTACATCATGCCCTACGCCCAGTGGAGCAAAGGCGCGGACGTCGACGTCGACGAGTCCGCCGCGCCCCCACCCACCTGCTACCTGAACTTCACCGAGGACGAGCTGGAGATCCTGCTGCCGGTCCGCCTGGAGctcttcctcgtcctcttctGCGTCCCCTTCTTCATCTGCTGCTTCTGCTACGCCAACTTCATCCTCATCCTGTCCCGTCTCCCGAACATCGGCAGGCGGCGGAGGCTGCGCGCCATCGGCCTGGCGCTCGGCACGCTGATAGTGTTCGCCGTCTGCTTCGGGCCTTACAACGCCTCCCACGTGGTGGGGTTTGCTCGTCGGGAGAGCGAGGAGTGGAGGAACGTGGCGTTGCTCTCCAGCACCTTCAACGCCTGCCTGGATCCAATTATCTTCTACTTCTCCTCGGCGGCGGTCAGAAGCATGTTAAACCACTGCTTCAGGAACATCATGGCTAAGCTGCACATCCTGAGGTGTGGGGGGGCTCCTCACGGTCCTCACCAGAGACCCGCCAAGACTGATAAATACAAGGAAGCACCTCTTCCATGA